The Mesorhizobium loti genome includes a region encoding these proteins:
- a CDS encoding F0F1 ATP synthase subunit delta, which translates to MAQSSSPISGVAERYAGSLFELALQANSVAKVEADLNSFEAMLAGSADLTRLINSPVFSSEDQAKAIAAIADKAGIAGLTGNFLRVVARNRRLFAIPGMIRAFRQIAAEHRGETAAEVTSAHELTAAQQTELKAALKSVAGKDVAISVTVDPSLLGGLVVKMGSRQIDTSLKTKLNSLKLALKEVG; encoded by the coding sequence GTGGCTCAATCGTCATCGCCAATCTCAGGTGTCGCAGAACGCTATGCGGGTTCGCTGTTCGAACTCGCCCTGCAGGCAAATTCCGTGGCCAAGGTCGAAGCCGACCTCAACAGTTTCGAAGCGATGCTCGCGGGCAGCGCTGATCTCACCCGACTGATCAACAGCCCGGTGTTCTCCAGCGAGGACCAGGCCAAGGCCATCGCGGCGATCGCCGACAAGGCCGGGATTGCCGGCCTCACGGGCAATTTCCTGCGCGTCGTCGCCCGCAACCGCCGCCTGTTCGCCATTCCCGGCATGATCAGGGCGTTCCGCCAGATCGCCGCCGAACATCGTGGCGAAACCGCTGCTGAAGTGACGTCGGCGCACGAGCTGACCGCTGCCCAGCAGACCGAACTCAAGGCGGCGCTGAAGAGCGTTGCCGGCAAGGACGTGGCCATCTCCGTCACCGTCGATCCGTCGCTGCTCGGCGGGCTGGTGGTCAAGATGGGCTCGCGCCAGATCGATACGTCGCTCAAAACCAAACTCAATTCGCTCAAGCTTGCACTGAAAGAGGTCGGCTGA
- a CDS encoding aspartate/glutamate racemase family protein yields the protein MKTLGLLGGMSWESTAIYYRLLNEIVRERLGGLHSAKLLLWSFDFAEIAERQHHGDWDGAGVLLIDAARKLEAGGAEGLLLCTNTMHKLADQVQASVSIPLIHIADATAMAVKRAGMQRPALLATRFTMEQDFYKGRLADKYGLRPVVPNAAGRDMVHRVIYEELCQGIVTETSKAAYIAETERLRREEAADSVIMGCTEITMLIGQQDFDIPVFDTTRIHAEAAVEFALG from the coding sequence CATGAGCTGGGAATCGACGGCCATCTATTATCGGCTGCTCAACGAGATCGTGCGCGAGCGGCTGGGCGGCTTGCATTCGGCAAAGCTTCTGCTCTGGTCCTTCGACTTCGCCGAGATCGCCGAGCGGCAGCATCATGGCGATTGGGACGGCGCCGGCGTGCTTCTCATCGACGCGGCGCGCAAGCTCGAGGCCGGCGGCGCGGAGGGCCTGCTTTTGTGCACCAACACCATGCACAAACTGGCCGACCAGGTGCAGGCGTCGGTGTCGATCCCGCTGATCCACATCGCCGATGCCACCGCGATGGCGGTGAAGCGCGCCGGCATGCAGCGCCCGGCGCTGCTGGCGACGCGCTTCACCATGGAGCAGGATTTCTACAAGGGCCGGCTCGCCGACAAATACGGTCTGCGGCCCGTGGTGCCCAATGCGGCGGGCCGCGATATGGTCCACCGTGTCATCTACGAGGAATTGTGCCAGGGCATCGTCACGGAGACCTCCAAGGCGGCCTATATCGCCGAGACCGAACGCCTACGCCGCGAAGAGGCGGCCGACAGTGTCATCATGGGCTGCACCGAGATCACCATGCTCATCGGCCAGCAGGATTTCGACATTCCGGTCTTCGACACGACGCGCATCCATGCCGAGGCGGCAGTGGAATTCGCGCTCGGTTGA
- a CDS encoding DUF4345 family protein, whose protein sequence is MDFALPWPTSQGEWLAWSSAVFTVLLGLLFFLAPSLAFRALRLQVKPEKAAAIAEGRGRMSGFYLGVGLCCILLAQPLIYMALGFSWLFTAFGRLLSMMSDGANTPFNWVSIVVELVLAALPLAFAFGFLP, encoded by the coding sequence ATGGATTTTGCGCTTCCGTGGCCGACGAGCCAGGGCGAATGGCTGGCGTGGTCGAGCGCCGTCTTCACCGTGCTGCTCGGGCTTTTGTTTTTTCTGGCCCCGAGCCTGGCTTTCCGTGCCTTGCGCTTGCAGGTCAAGCCCGAGAAGGCGGCGGCGATCGCCGAGGGGCGCGGCAGGATGTCGGGTTTCTATCTCGGCGTCGGCCTTTGCTGCATCCTGCTCGCGCAGCCGCTGATCTACATGGCGCTCGGCTTCTCCTGGCTGTTCACCGCCTTCGGCCGGCTGCTGTCGATGATGTCGGATGGCGCCAACACGCCTTTCAATTGGGTTTCCATTGTGGTGGAATTGGTGCTGGCGGCATTGCCGCTCGCCTTTGCCTTCGGCTTTCTGCCTTGA